From the Fusarium musae strain F31 chromosome 11, whole genome shotgun sequence genome, one window contains:
- a CDS encoding hypothetical protein (MEROPS:MER0033235), which yields MGSRISPDTPTIALPQGKLVGVKLNDSLPQAVDGWMGVPYALPPTGDLRFRLPVKVPASPDKVIDASEYGPAAPGKGLLVGPTLEQSEDCLTVNIFRKSADKHEKLPVALYIHGGAFNRGSAHMHKTASMVANAPEAFVAVTFQYRIGALGFLPSSLSAKEGVLNLGLKDQILMMEWVQENIAAFGGDPSNVTLFGLSAGAHSIGHHIMHYKEGVAPLFHKAIIESGAPTSRAVRPYNAPIHEAQFKDFLRAVGVPEDLPECEIFPYLRQQPEKVITDAQTATFDKYNPSLRWAFQPVIDGEVIARPPLETWKSGKWHKVPIMTGFTTNEGSLYVNKQMSESSQFRHFWAELLPLLTSEDLDTIEALYRDPAKFEDSEYKETRKDMGSQYKRIEAAYAHYAYVAPARQTAELASPSVPVYLYHWAAVSTVNNGAQHADNMRYEVCDPKVVAVSETQKDLAKTLNHYVTSFITRGDPNAVSGEYPQRPRWEAYDPKSPKVLRFGEGNEELIGGDAGKTAVFTDDDWARKQSEFWWSKVDISQQ from the exons ATGGGTAGCCGAATTTCTCCAGACACTCCAACCATTGCCCTCCCCCAGGGCAAGCTTGTCGGCGTCAAGCTGAATGACAGCCTACCCCAAGCTGTAGATGGTTGGATGGGCGTTCCCTACGCTTTACCCCCAACAGGAGATCTCCGTTTCCGTCTCCCCGTCAAAGTACCAGCTTCACCTGACAAAGTCATCGATGCATCTGAATATGGCCCTGCAGCTCCTGGCAAGGGACTGTTGGTAGGACCAACGCTTGAGCAGAGTGAGGATTGTTTGACAGTGAATATCTTTCGCAAGTCAGCGGATAAGCATGAAAAATTGCCTGTTGCTCTTTATATCCATGGCGGCGCGTTCAATAGAGGTTCGGCGCATATGCACAAGACAGCGTCGATGGTAGCGAATGCACCCGAGGCCTTTGTTGCTGTGACGTTTCAATATCGAATTGGAGCTTTGGGGTTCTTGCCCTCGAGCCTGAGTGCCAAGGAGGGTGTTCTCAACCTTGGATTAAAGGATCAGATTCTCATGATGGAGTGGGTGCAAGAAAACATCGCTGCCTTCGGTGGTGACCCCAGTAATGTCACATTGTTTGGACTGTCTGCTGGTGCTCATTCT ATTGGTCATCATATCATGCATTATAAGGAGGGTGTTGCCCCTCTCTTTCACAAAGCCATCATTGAATCTGGAGCTCCTACATCACGAGCCGTGAGACCATACAATGCGCCGATTCATGAAGCCCAGTTCAAGGACTTCCTCCGCGCGGTCGGCGTCCCCGAAGATCTCCCAGAGTGTGAGATCTTCCCTTATCTGCGCCAACAACCAGAGAAGGTCATCACCGATGCGCAAACAGCCACATTCGACAAGTACAACCCCTCCCTTCGCTGGGCTTTCCAGCCTGTCATTGACGGTGAAGTCATCGCTCGACCGCCTCTCGAGACATGGAAGTCGGGCAAGTGGCATAAGGTGCCCATAATGACTGGCTTTACAACGAACGAAGGTTCGCTTTATGTTAACAAGCAAATGTCGGAGTCTTCTCAGTTTCGACACTTTTGGGCTGAGTTGCTGCCGTTGCTTACCTCCGAGGATTTGGACACTATCGAGGCGCTATACCGAGATCCAGCTAAGTTTGAGGATTCCGAGTACAAGGAGACACGCAAAGATATGGGATCACAGTACAAGCGTATTGAGGCTGCATATGCCCATTATGCTTATGTCGCTCCCGCGCGTCAGACAGCCGAGCTCGCCTCCCCATCAGTACCCGTCTACCTCTACCACTGGGCCGCTGTCAGCACGGTCAACAACGGTGCCCAGCACGCCGATAACATGCGTTACGAAGTCTGCGATCCCAAGGTCGTTGCTGTCTCTGAAACACAAAAAGACCTTGCCAAGACATTGAACCATTATGTTACCAGCTTCATCACAAGAGGTGATCCCAACGCTGTATCTGGAGAGTACCCACAGAGACCCAGATGGGAGGCGTATGATCCCAAGAGTCCCAAGGTTTTGAGATTCGGCGAAGGCAACGAGGAGCTGATAGGAGGAGATGCCGGCAAGACCGCTGTGTTCACGGATGACGACTGGGCTCGCAAGCAATCTGAGTTTTGGTGGAGCAAAGTAGACATCTCACAGCAGTGA
- a CDS encoding hypothetical protein (MEROPS:MER0037714) gives MPSVVVFRGAAIHSLDLQTLEFVDDATLVISDGIIKGFWKNPADVPKDAVPSDVKIHYLPHGEFLIPGFVDTHNHAPQWPMRGLGQGLHILDWLDQVTFPFEARFSDPEYARKMYEHTVQDFLRQGITTASYYGSRHAEATRILADICHAKGQRAFVGKCNMDRNAPDYLREQSAENSLRETKECVAHIRALSPAGEDQEGLVRPVVTPRFAICCTDELLRGLGDMVQADDTLAMQTHFNEAQQEIDFTKELFPQFKGSEADLYESYGLLNKRSILAHCTIMTDYEKERLEVLKCGIAHCPIANMTVGGGFMVAPIRDFLRRGIKCGLGTDSGGGWASQMLAVIRQAMIASNAREVMSTGEDKALSLEEVFYLATMGGAKVLCLEDKIGNFEVGKEFDAIWIATTTGLQSAMTPREEEDSLRGLFEKYVMTGDDRNVAQVFVKGRRVAGNREYD, from the coding sequence ATGCCTTCTGTCGTGGTGTTCCGTGGAGCAGCCATTCACTCACTGGACCTCCAAACTCTGGAATTTGTCGACGATGCAACTCTCGTCATCAGCGACGGCATCATTAAAGGATTTTGGAAGAACCCTGCCGATGTCCCCAAGGATGCAGTTCCCTCAGATGTCAAAATCCATTATCTCCCTCATGGTGAATTTCTGATCCCAGGATTTGTTGATACGCATAATCACGCTCCTCAATGGCCGATGCGGGGTCTTGGTCAAGGTCTTCACATCCTCGATTGGCTCGACCAAGTGACATTTCCCTTCGAGGCTCGCTTCTCTGATCCAGAATATGCGAGAAAGATGTATGAACATACCGTTCAGGACTTTCTGCGACAGGGAATCACAACTGCCTCGTACTATGGCTCTCGGCACGCCGAAGCGACACGCATCCTAGCCGACATATGCCACGCGAAAGGCCAACGCGCGTTTGTCGGAAAATGTAACATGGACAGAAATGCACCCGATTATCTTCGTGAGCAAAGCGCAGAGAACTCTCTTCGCGAGACCAAAGAGTGCGTTGCTCATATCCGTGCCCTGAGCCCCGCCGGAGAGGATCAAGAGGGGTTGGTGAGGCCAGTTGTTACACCAAGATTCGCCATCTGCTGCACTGACGAACTTCTTCGTGGCCTCGGAGATATGGTACAAGCCGACGATACTCTGGCTATGCAGACACATTTCAACGAAGCTCAGCAAGAGATTGACTTCACTAAGGAGCTGTTCCCGCAGTTCAAAGGCAGCGAGGCCGATTTGTATGAAAGCTATGGTCTACTCAACAAGCGCAGCATCCTTGCGCACTGCACCATCATGACCGACTACGAAAAAGAACGTCTTGAAGTACTGAAATGTGGCATCGCCCATTGTCCCATTGCCAACATGACAGTCGGTGGTGGTTTCATGGTAGCACCTATCCGCGATTTCCTCCGCCGCGGAATTAAATGCGGTCTTGGTACTGATAGTGGAGGCGGTTGGGCATCTCAGATGCTAGCAGTCATTAGACAAGCGATGATAGCTTCAAATGCGCGCGAAGTTATGTCCACGGGCGAAGACAAGGCTCTTTCACTTGAGGAAGTATTTTACCTGGCGACAATGGGGGGCGCCAAGGTCTTATGTCTCGAAGACAAGATCGGGAACTTTGAAGTTGGTAAGGAGTTTGATGCAATCTGGATAGCTACAACAACAGGACTGCAGTCTGCTATGACACCtagagaggaggaagactCACTGAGGGGCTTGTTTGAGAAGTATGTTATGACGGGCGATGATAGGAATGTGGCACAGGTTTTTGTCAAGGGTCGTAGAGTTGCCGGGAATCGAGAGTATGACTAG
- a CDS encoding hypothetical protein (CAZy:GH127~CAZy:GH146), with translation MVVVKASALFLGLASLILPVSGQAVNDVADAFDLTQVSLTDSRWMDNQNRTLNYLLSVDPDRLLYVFRKNHGLDTKGAQTNGGWDAPDFPFRSHVQGHFLTAWTQCYASAGVKECGSRATYFVQELAKCQANNAKAGFNKGYLSGFPESDISKVEDRTLSNGNVPYYAIHKTLAGLLDVYRRMNDQTAKDTMLSLASWVDTRTSKLSYNQMQSMLQTEFGGMNEVLADIAFYTKDSKWLKVAQRFDHAVAFDPLQQNTDKLSGLHANTQLPKWIGALREYKVGGDKKYLDIGRNAFNMVVNRHSYAIGGNSQAEHFRAPDAIAGFLTDDTCEACNSYNMLKLTRELWALNPTDASYFDFYEKALLNHLLGQQNPSSDHGHVTYFTPLKAGGRRGVGPAWGGGTWSTDYNSFWCCQGTGVETNTKLMDSIYFHTSDTLYVNLFTPSKLNWSQKKVSVTQTTEFPESDTSTFRISGDTSEWTLAVRIPSWTSKASIKVNGQAADVAIQSGKYALIKRQWKSGDTVTVQLPMSLHTVAANDDQTLGAIAFGPVILAGNYGQSTLNGNPTIDLASIKRKSNTGLTFGATSGGKAVELGPFYDAQGFNYAVYWKLSGKLSG, from the coding sequence atggtcGTGGTCAAAGCCTCGGCCCTCTTTTTGGGCCTTGCGTCCCTAATTCTTCCTGTCAGCGGTCAAGCTGTCAATGACGTGGCTGATGCCTTCGACTTGACTCAGGTCTCCCTTACTGATAGTCGATGGATGGACAACCAGAACCGAACATTGAACTATCTTCTGTCGGTTGATCCCGATCGCCTACTCTACGTCTTCCGGAAGAACCACGGTCTCGACACAAAGGGTGCACAGACAAATGGTGGCTGGGATGCACCCGATTTTCCCTTTCGCAGCCATGTCCAGGGCCATTTCCTTACAGCCTGGACACAGTGCTACGCTTCCGCTGGCGTCAAAGAATGCGGCTCTCGAGCTACATACTTTGTCCAGGAGCTCGCCAAATGTCAAGCCAACAACGCAAAGGCTGGCTTCAACAAAGGATATCTCTCTGGCTTCCCGGAAAGTGACATTTCTAAAGTAGAGGACCGGACGCTCAGCAACGGAAATGTCCCTTACTATGCTATCCACAAGACCCTAGCTGGACTTCTGGACGTTTACCGCCGGATGAATGACCAGACCGCCAAAGACACCATGCTCTCACTCGCCAGCTGGGTCGATACACGCACCTCGAAGTTGAGCTACAACCAGATGCAGAGCATGTTGCAGACTGAGTTCGGTGGAATGAACGAAGTCCTCGCCGATATCGCTTTTTATACCAAGGATTCAAAGTGGCTCAAGGTTGCTCAGCGTTTCGACCATGCTGTCGCTTTCGATCCTCTGCAGCAGAACACAGACAAACTCTCTGGCCTGCACGCCAACACCCAGCTTCCAAAGTGGATTGGCGCTCTTCGTGAGTATAAGGTAGGTGGTGATAAGAAGTACCTCGACATTGGTCGAAATGCTTTCAATATGGTCGTCAACCGGCATTCTTACGCCATTGGTGGAAACAGTCAGGCCGAGCACTTCCGAGCTCCTGATGCGATTGCTGGGTTCCTCACTGATGATACTTGTGAAGCTTGCAACAGTTACAACATGCTGAAGCTCACTCGCGAGCTTTGGGCCTTGAACCCAACTGACGCCTCATACTTTGACTTCTACGAGAAGGCGCTCTTGAACCATCTGCTTGGTCAGCAGAACCCCAGCAGTGATCACGGACATGTCACATACTTCACACCCCTCAAGGCCGGTGGCCGTCGTGGAGTCGGTCCTGCTTGGGGTGGTGGTACCTGGAGCACTGATTACAACTCTTTCTGGTGCTGTCAAGGGACAGGAGTTGAGACCAACACCAAACTCATGGACTCGATCTACTTTCACACTTCTGATACACTCTACGTCAACCTATTCACTCCTTCGAAGCTCAATTGGTCCCAGAAGAAGGTTTCTGTCACCCAGACGACTGAATTTCCTGAGAGCGACACATCAACATTCAGGATCTCTGGTGATACTAGCGAATGGACTCTCGCAGTCCGTATCCCATCTTGGACCTCTAAAGCCTccatcaaggtcaacggTCAAGCTGCGGATGTGGCCATCCAGTCCGGCAAGTACGCTCTGATCAAGAGACAGTGGAAGTCTGGAGATACCGTCACAGTCCAACTCCCCATGAGCCTCCACACTGTTGCCGCCAATGACGATCAGACTTTGGGTGCGATTGCTTTCGGTCCTGTCATTCTGGCCGGTAACTATGGGCAGTCCACTCTGAATGGCAACCCTACGATTGACCTGGCAAGTATCAAGCGAAAGAGTAACACTGGTCTGACATTTGGAGCTACCTCTGGTGGAAAGGCTGTCGAGTTGGGTCCTTTCTATGATGCTCAGGGATTCAACTATGCTGTTTACTGGAAGTTGAGTGGAAAGCTTTCAGGCTGA